In Silene latifolia isolate original U9 population chromosome X, ASM4854445v1, whole genome shotgun sequence, the following proteins share a genomic window:
- the LOC141618532 gene encoding uncharacterized protein LOC141618532: protein MATPIILGMGKLILYRRGMPGCKRILTKDRLAKFGVQTDDTCFLCCNALETCAHLYYDCAFSAQCLQLVQQWLQINLQGTEIVDWCIHMRCKSLLRKQIIMAGLASMVYHIWMARNKCRLEGAVDHPRVVFQQIKRDVILRVSARLGVIKHKVSSSWLDHVRTF from the exons ATGGCTACACCAATAATACTTGGTATGGGGAAGCTTATACTGTACAGAAGGGGTATGCCTGGCTGCAAG AGAATCTTGACCAAGGATAGGCTTGCTAAATTTGGGGTACAGACTGATGATACGTGCTTTCTCTGCTGCAATGCTCTGGAAACCTGTGCTCATCTGTACTATGATTGTGCCTTCAGTGCACAGTGTCTGCAATTGGTGCAGCAGTGGCTGCAAATCAATCTTCAGGGGACAGAAATTGTAGACTGGTGTATCCATATGCGATGTAAATCTCTACTCAGGAAGCAAATTATTATGGCTGGTCTTGCCAGTATGGTCTATCATATATGGATGGCACGCAACAAATGCCGACTGGAAGGGGCTGTTGATCATCCTAGGGTTGTGTTTCAGCAGATTAAGCGTGATGTAATCCTTAGAGTTTCAGCTCGTTTAGGAGTGATTAAGCACAAAGTTAGTTCTTCTTGGCTAGACCATGTAAGGACGTTCTAA